One Podarcis muralis chromosome Z, rPodMur119.hap1.1, whole genome shotgun sequence DNA segment encodes these proteins:
- the LOC144326206 gene encoding zinc finger protein 618-like: FLPSFSPSLSLSLLPHFFVPSFPADNENSLASPPPRSPPPAAPEEKWKPPPTQDPAPNEALHVPDKERQALAERLLRLACAAPALLPALAGPEFQKLAQSLVDSGARHGAYPVANALGNLSALALQQLPRMYNQAKVKVTCALGAARGIGVTCHAHPAGGHVLSAHRVESGRLRSYVLAVRPPGAPEPVPLWVQNVLSEFVAPETRAAYVSDGAAAPGLGKAGLALRCAGCALNAAVAGVLSQRALQARGMPEVAELLATCVDLLGSRSAAGAAEERREVGNPGSRGAGAAPCWDAHREGGNPGSRSADSGSCGAAPPCWDSPADALLAAHEWQERGNLGSRSGGAAERGNLGSRSAATPAGSYSAAAQERHEAGSCSGGAAERGNLGSRSAATAERGNLGSRSAAAPAGSYSADAKLCSGGAAERGNPGSRSAASLAGSCSAGGTAGANLNWALLGNLAALLAPIKQAVAELGAEGRPTLHLVLPTYLRLEKLLTAKAGDAGPLSKLCHLFLEALKENFKLHPAHRAAMLLDPRQKLRPAPTYQHEEIVASLCQLLELADEPELEPGAAKKARVLGDVAPPGAEEAEVYAYLREAHAAAPTDLLQYWAGASSHPRLARLALWLLAVPAVGARFGGGGLCEEALGVRRGRALGAEEANKLLFLRANMA; this comes from the coding sequence cGCTACACGTCCCGGACAAGGAGCGCCAGGCGCTGGCCGAGCGCCTCCTCCGATTGGCCTGCGCCGCGCCCGCCCTCCTCCCGGCCCTGGCCGGCCCCGAGTTCCAGAAGCTGGCCCAGTCCCTCGTCGACAGCGGCGCCCGGCACGGCGCCTACCCCGTCGCCAACGCCCTCGGGAACCTTAGCGCCCTGGCGCTCCAGCAGCTGCCCCGCATGTACAACCAGGCCAAGGTCAAGGTCACCTGCGCGTTGGGCGCCGCGCGCGGCATCGGCGTCACCTGCCACGCGCACCCGGCCGGCGGCCATGTTCTCTCGGCGCACCGCGTCGAATCCGGGCGCCTGCGCAGCTACGTCCTGGCCGTGCGCCCGCCCGGCGCCCCGGAACCCGTCCCGCTTTGGGTCCAGAACGTCCTCTCGGAGTTCGTGGCGCCCGAGACCCGGGCCGCCTACGTCAGCGACGGCGCCGCGGCGCCCGGTCTGGGGAAAGCGGGCTTGGCGCTCCGCTGCGCCGGCTGCGCCCTCAACGCCGCCGTGGCCGGCGTCCTCAGCCAGCGGGCGCTCCAGGCGCGCGGCATGCCGGAGGTGGCGGAGTTGTTGGCAACCTGCGTCGACCTGCTTGGGAGTCGTAGCGCCGCCGGAGCGGCGGAGGAACGGCGGGAAGTTGGCAACCCCGGGAGCCGCGGCGCAGGAGCGGCGCCCTGTTGGGATGCGCACCGGGAAGGTGGCAACCCCGGGAGTCGTAGCGCCGACTCGGGGAGTTGTGGCGCGGCGCCGCCATGTTGGGACTCGCCGGCCGACGCCTTGCTGGCGGCGCACGAGTGGCAGGAACGTGGCAACCTCGGGAGCCGGAGCGGCGGCGCGGCGGAACGTGGCAACCTGGGGAGTCGCAGCGCCGCAACGCCGGCCGGGAGTTATAGCGCGGCGGCGCAGGAGCGGCACGAGGCTGGGAGTTGCAGCGGCGGAGCGGCGGAACGTGGCAACCTCGGGAGTCGTAGCGCCGCAACGGCGGAACGTGGCAACCTTGGGAGTCGTAGCGCCGCAGCTCCGGCCGGGAGTTATAGCGCAGATGCCAAGCTCTGTAGCGGAGGAGCGGCGGAACGTGGCAACCCTGGGAGTCGTAGCGCCGCCAGCCTGGCCGGGAGTTGTAGCGCCGGAGGAACGGCGGGCGCCAACCTCAACTGGGCGCTGCTGGGAAACCTAGCGGCCTTACTGGCGCCCATTAAGCAGGCCGTCGCCGAACTGGGCGCCGAGGGGCGGCCGACGCTCCACCTGGTGTTGCCAACTTACCTGCGGCTGGAGAAGCTCCTGACCGCCAAGGCGGGCGACGCCGGTCCGCTCAGCAAGCTCTGCCATCTCTTCCTGGAGGCCCTGAAGGAGAACTTCAAGCTGCACCCGGCGCACCGGGCGGCCATGTTGTTGGACCCGCGCCAGAAGCTGCGCCCGGCGCCAACTTACCAGCACGAAGAGATCGTCGCCAGCCTCTGCCAGTTGCTGGAATTAGCCGACGAGCCCGAACTCGAACCCGGCGCCGCCAAAAAAGCGCGCGTTTTGGGAGACGTAGCGCCGCCGGGCGCCGAGGAGGCGGAGGTCTACGCCTACCTGAGGGAGGCCCACGCGGCGGCGCCAACTGATCTGCTGCAGTACTGGGCCGGCGCCTCCTCGCACCCGCGGCTGGCCAGGCTGGCGCTGTGGTTGTTGGCGGTGCCGGCGGTCGGCGCCCGGTTTGGGGGCGGCGGCTTGTGCGAAGAGGCGCTGGGGGTGAGGCGAGGGCGGGCTCTGGGGGCGGAGGAGGCCAATAAGCTGCTGTTTCTGAGGGCCAACATGGCGTGA